In Proteus vulgaris, one DNA window encodes the following:
- the purB gene encoding adenylosuccinate lyase: protein MGTSVFDSVLLKNLWSTEEMRTIFSDKTRMQNWLDYEAALAIEQAELDLIPKEAAKVIADTAKLEKLDMDYVLEQVRLTRHPLVPTIRGLEHACPEHYGEYVHFGPTTQDVIDTGLVLQLKDAHHTFLRDIKVLGRALLSLSEQHRNTPMVGRTLALQALPITFGHKTAIWLTELARHYQRLKEIEPRLFVGSVVGAVGTKASLSDKADELEARVLKRLGLGVPEISWQPARDRFSEYGMLIGLISGTLGKIANEILLLAHNEIDELSEPFSKGQVGSSTMPHKRNPAIVENAACVSNTLKANLSVLTDMMKHQHERDGAIWKMEWKIMPEMCLMLSVIFDNMKTVLGGLNVHVEKMRENMDILGGFMLAERVMFALSDKAGKQTAHEIVYEASMSGQEEGITFVEAINRDTRIRDHITQEELDALLDPTTYVGNAPAQVDRVVAQTKASGWLND, encoded by the coding sequence ATGGGAACCAGCGTTTTTGATTCGGTTTTATTAAAGAATTTATGGTCAACAGAAGAGATGAGAACTATTTTTTCTGATAAAACAAGAATGCAAAATTGGCTTGATTATGAAGCGGCATTAGCTATTGAACAAGCCGAATTAGATTTGATCCCGAAAGAGGCGGCAAAAGTTATTGCAGACACCGCGAAACTTGAAAAGCTCGATATGGATTATGTATTAGAACAAGTGCGTCTTACTCGCCATCCATTAGTGCCAACAATTCGTGGTTTAGAGCATGCTTGCCCAGAACATTATGGGGAATATGTTCATTTTGGCCCAACAACACAAGATGTAATTGATACTGGCCTTGTATTACAACTAAAAGATGCTCATCATACTTTTTTGCGTGATATCAAAGTATTAGGTCGTGCGTTGCTTTCATTAAGTGAACAACATCGCAACACGCCAATGGTTGGACGTACGTTAGCATTACAAGCTCTGCCAATTACATTTGGGCATAAAACAGCGATCTGGCTAACTGAATTAGCGCGTCATTATCAACGTCTTAAAGAGATAGAACCTCGCTTATTTGTTGGCAGTGTTGTTGGTGCGGTAGGTACAAAAGCTTCTTTAAGCGATAAAGCTGATGAATTAGAAGCGCGCGTATTAAAACGCTTAGGCTTAGGTGTACCTGAAATTTCATGGCAACCTGCGCGTGATAGATTCAGTGAATATGGCATGTTAATTGGTTTAATTAGCGGTACGCTAGGTAAAATTGCCAATGAAATCCTACTATTAGCGCATAACGAAATTGATGAGTTATCTGAGCCGTTTAGTAAAGGCCAAGTGGGCTCTTCGACTATGCCACATAAACGTAATCCTGCCATTGTGGAAAATGCGGCCTGTGTGAGTAATACCCTAAAAGCAAATCTATCTGTATTAACGGATATGATGAAACATCAGCATGAGCGCGATGGTGCGATTTGGAAAATGGAATGGAAAATCATGCCAGAAATGTGCCTGATGCTGTCTGTTATCTTCGATAATATGAAAACAGTATTAGGTGGATTAAATGTGCATGTAGAAAAAATGCGTGAAAATATGGATATTTTGGGTGGCTTTATGTTGGCAGAGAGAGTGATGTTTGCGTTATCTGATAAAGCGGGTAAACAAACTGCACATGAAATTGTGTATGAAGCATCAATGTCAGGGCAAGAAGAAGGCATCACTTTTGTTGAAGCGATTAATCGTGATACTCGTATTCGCGATCACATTACTCAAGAAGAGCTTGATGCACTTTTAGATCCAACAACTTATGTAGGAAATGCACCGGCCCAAGTTGATCGTGTTGTCGCACAAACCAAAGCCTCTGGCTGGTTAAATGACTAA